From the Ostrinia nubilalis chromosome 8, ilOstNubi1.1, whole genome shotgun sequence genome, one window contains:
- the LOC135073933 gene encoding uncharacterized protein LOC135073933, with protein MGVSGKCLILMMILTIRARALQLDKIEKNPGLLPVKEGQALISEENWTVIKTLNLTNIQRDLDHNVDKYREFKAHISNTVKIGNAFEYNNIKMQTDNIMLITVEKFKQVVPVSRKKRGLINPLGSFIKAITGNLDNDDAERYDTMIKELKTNQDAIANKVTILSEMAGIIANNTNATRHNFAQINKELLIITRQINQSNVEKLENKIIQVFHLFIHNFQTIFIHLDDIETAIAFSRLKVLHQSIIDNKELLNVLKQIEITNKLVFPAKLANLVKIEQTIELKAYFKERQITFIMSIPLVTPDIYNYYRVIPLPILNKNNITTILAPKSPFILVQEAKTWSLPSPCQEIDENLHLCRNVDTTTQEQDLCTSSLMKSETNTSMCKPIAVEINNLYIRSFYENWWIVYSRNPVTLKETCKGEITRKQLRGTYLVGMDGVCDLQIQKVTLRRRHSGARGFKYHKTAKINLPEVAQGPVNADEVKPVNLDDINLDNLQLLAYALKSPEKQVLSDAVINIKSVSVGTVILYVIIVLVISIVIFYKIKKMYPNLCNRNPPIPIKQSDDFELKEGGVMSSNMPSRIIQVPK; from the exons ATGGGGGTGAGCGGCAA GTGCCTCATCCTGATGATGATCCTGACAATCCGCGCCCGGGCCCTTCAACTCGACAAAATTGAAAAGAATCCGGGATTGCTACCAGTGAAGGAAGGTCAAGCATTGATTAGTGAAGAAAACTGGACGGTGATAAAAACCTTAAATCTGACCAACATCCAAAGGGATTTAGATCATAACGTAGACAAATATAGGGAATTTAAAGCTCACATAAGTAACACGGTTAAAATAGGAAATGCATTTGAATATAACAACATTAAAATGCAAACTGATAATATAATGCTCATTACTGTAGAAAAGTTTAAGCAAGTAGTACCTGTAAGTCGTAAAAAGCGCGGTCTAATAAATCCATTGGGATCTTTCATTAAAGCTATCACAGGTAATCTCGATAACGATGACGCTGAGAGATACGATACCATGATTAAAGAATTAAAAACTAATCAAGACGCTATTGCAAATAAAGTAACGATCTTATCCGAAATGGCGGGTATTATAGCCAATAATACCAATGCAACTCGACACAATTTCGCCCAAATCAATAAAGAGCTATTAATAATTACAAGACAGATAAATCAAAGTAACGTAGAAAAATTAGAAAACAAGATCATtcaagtatttcatttatttattcataactttCAAACGATCTTTATACATTTGGACGATATTGAAACCGCTATAGCTTTTAGTAGACTTAAGGTGTTACATCAATCAATAATCGATAATAAGGAATTGTTAAAtgtattaaaacagatcgaaatAACTAATAAGTTAGTATTCCCAGCTAAATTAGCGAATTTAGTTAAAATTGAACAGACCATAGagttaaaagcatattttaaagAAAGACAGATAACGTTTATTATGAGCATTCCCTTGGTTACACCCGACATATATAATTACTATAGAGTAATTCCTTTACCCatccttaataaaaataatatcaccaCCATCCTTGCACCTAAATCCCCTTTTATCCTGGTACAAGAGGCGAAAACTTGGTCGCTCCCCTCACCATGCCAGGAGATCGACGAAAACCTTCATCTATGCAGAAATGTGGATACTACTACACAAGAACAGGACTTATGCACTTCAAGCTTAATGAAATCGGAAACTAACACTTCCATGTGCAAACCCATAGCCGTGGAAATCAATAACTTGTACATCAGATCTTTTTATGAAAACTGGTGGATTGTGTATTCCAGAAATCCGGTAACCCTGAAGGAAACCTGCAAGGGGGAAATCACGAGAAAACAACTTCGTGGCACTTACCTGGTTGGAATGGACGGAGTATGCGATCTCCAAATACAAAAGGTAACTCTCAGACGACGCCACTCTGGAGCGAGAGGcttcaaataccataaaacagcAAAGATAAACTTACCTGAAGTAGCACAAGGCCCTGTTAACGCAGATGAAGTAAAACCTGTAAACCTGGACGACATCAACTTGGACAACTTGCAGCTTTTGGCGTACGCGCTGAAATCTCCCGAAAAACAAGTGTTAAGTGATGCAGTGATAAACATAAAAAGTGTTAGTGTTGGCACGGTAATTTTATATGTTATAATTGTGTTAGTTATAAgtatagttatattttataagataAAGAAAATGTACCCAAATTTATGTAATCGAAACCCTCCGATTCCAATTAAGCAATCGGATGATTTCGAACTTAAGGAGGGAGGAGTTATGTCCTCCAACATGCCATCACGCATTatccaagtacctaaataa